One genomic segment of Caldimonas brevitalea includes these proteins:
- a CDS encoding DUF4150 domain-containing protein has translation MFANTQMGGTDFAFPDVCLTPTPTPTPIPYPNTAASPMAVGAAYKVLLGGAPAHHLGTSIPMTNGDNAGIGLGVASGMVMGPSRHLTAAFTVLFGGMPATRLTSTSLQNSTNAPGMRVAPSQVKVLLLAP, from the coding sequence ATGTTCGCCAACACCCAAATGGGCGGCACCGACTTCGCCTTCCCCGATGTGTGCCTCACCCCGACACCGACGCCCACGCCGATTCCGTACCCCAACACCGCCGCCTCGCCGATGGCGGTGGGAGCCGCGTACAAGGTGCTTCTTGGGGGCGCTCCTGCACACCATCTCGGCACCAGCATCCCGATGACCAACGGCGACAACGCAGGCATCGGTCTGGGCGTGGCCTCGGGCATGGTGATGGGCCCCAGTCGCCACTTGACGGCAGCATTCACCGTACTGTTTGGCGGCATGCCGGCCACGAGGCTGACCAGCACCTCGCTTCAGAACAGCACCAACGCGCCTGGCATGCGCGTGGCGCCCAGTCAAGTCAAGGTGCTGTTGTTGGCACCCTGA
- a CDS encoding WD40/YVTN/BNR-like repeat-containing protein — MTAVVLVGCAAPAAKRGPDGLALDLKAEGSDGFVVLKVVSTRPVSLLNPKWQNIAVRSTGGQNDELRDLTPPYSMLGANYVPTESLYFARLKAGEYEVSSLGSTGAGPGLLLALMMSDHASMQKRLPRFNVETGRLTNLGTIVYAPELDKDQPADIVLLSGPVGQRAALQDLRDEGGTAALPPLGGGWGAPPEESAESLKRAREMVSMVSHRGSAISGGTFIGGSHLGQILMRTGPRTWVRESLDTLNRVVFATRLADGTLVAGMEYGRYQIKRPGGTWEAHKIGSEKGRVVYIEPRADGSALFVAGDAKTTRVWLKRGGLDHASDEITQVAAFGTPPDLLLTLPDALIVAWNETGILRQSVHHRIDKNTLKLTTYKESFWVVDWQYRVDGSVALTRQNGMSGYRSVSLDGARTWITANEPGYLGGFWLDANKGYAFGVSPGFSTVDSLLQVTSDGGKTWQRQGGPLVAPSVGQLLQVDGQELVALAGHVVYSSIDQGGTWQRVFPVPQAGR, encoded by the coding sequence GGCCTGTCAGCCTACTGAACCCGAAGTGGCAGAACATCGCCGTTCGTTCAACCGGAGGCCAGAACGACGAACTGAGGGACCTCACGCCGCCGTACTCGATGCTCGGCGCCAATTACGTTCCGACCGAGTCTCTCTATTTCGCGCGCCTCAAAGCGGGCGAGTACGAGGTCTCTTCGCTCGGTAGCACCGGGGCAGGGCCTGGCCTGCTGCTCGCGCTGATGATGAGCGACCACGCCTCGATGCAGAAGCGCCTGCCGCGCTTCAACGTCGAAACAGGCCGGCTCACCAACCTCGGCACCATCGTCTACGCGCCGGAACTCGACAAGGACCAGCCAGCCGATATCGTGCTGTTGAGCGGCCCTGTGGGCCAGCGCGCGGCGCTCCAGGACCTTCGGGATGAAGGTGGCACCGCGGCGTTGCCGCCCCTGGGTGGCGGCTGGGGCGCGCCGCCGGAGGAAAGCGCCGAGTCTCTGAAGCGGGCCCGGGAGATGGTGTCCATGGTCTCTCACAGGGGCTCGGCCATCAGCGGGGGTACCTTTATCGGAGGCTCCCATCTCGGGCAGATTCTCATGCGCACTGGCCCGCGGACGTGGGTTCGCGAATCGCTCGACACGCTCAACCGGGTCGTGTTCGCGACGCGCCTGGCGGACGGCACGCTGGTGGCGGGAATGGAATACGGCCGGTACCAGATCAAGCGCCCTGGCGGCACGTGGGAAGCGCACAAGATCGGGAGTGAAAAGGGGCGTGTTGTCTACATTGAACCGCGCGCTGACGGCTCGGCGCTGTTCGTGGCCGGCGATGCGAAGACGACGCGCGTCTGGCTCAAGCGTGGTGGCCTCGATCACGCCTCCGATGAAATCACCCAAGTGGCGGCATTCGGCACGCCGCCCGACTTGTTGCTCACCCTGCCCGACGCCCTGATCGTTGCCTGGAACGAAACCGGCATCCTGCGCCAGTCGGTGCACCATCGCATCGATAAAAATACGTTGAAGCTGACGACGTACAAGGAAAGCTTTTGGGTGGTGGACTGGCAGTACCGTGTCGACGGCAGCGTCGCGCTGACGCGGCAGAACGGCATGTCCGGGTACCGATCCGTGTCGCTCGACGGAGCGCGCACCTGGATCACGGCAAACGAGCCGGGTTACCTCGGCGGTTTCTGGCTCGACGCAAACAAGGGCTACGCGTTCGGAGTCTCACCGGGCTTCAGCACCGTCGACAGCCTTCTGCAGGTCACAAGCGACGGCGGGAAGACTTGGCAGCGCCAAGGTGGTCCCCTCGTGGCACCTTCCGTGGGTCAGCTGCTGCAAGTCGATGGGCAGGAGCTCGTGGCGCTCGCCGGACATGTGGTCTACTCGTCCATCGATCAGGGCGGCACCTGGCAGCGGGTCTTTCCGGTGCCGCAAGCCGGACGTTGA